Proteins encoded in a region of the Pelobates fuscus isolate aPelFus1 chromosome 11, aPelFus1.pri, whole genome shotgun sequence genome:
- the LIM2 gene encoding lens fiber membrane intrinsic protein, with the protein MYSFMGGGLFCACVGNILLVVSTATDYWMQYRLSGAFAHQGLWRYCDTGKCYMQTESIAYWNATRAFMILSTLSCFAGIIAGILSFAHFSTFQRFNRSFAAGIMFFISTLFVLLAMAIYTGVTVNFLGKRYGDWRFSWSYILGWVALLMTFFAGIFYMCAYRMHECRRVTGPR; encoded by the exons ATGTATAGTTTCATGGGAGGAGGTCTATTTTGTGCCTGCGTAGGCAACATACTACTGGTCGTATCTACAGCGACTGATTACTGGATGCAATATCGTTTGTCAGGGGCATTCGCCCACCAGGGTCTCTGGAGATACTGTGATACTGGAAAATGCTACATGCAGACTGAGAGCATTG CTTACTGGAACGCCACACGGGCCTTTATGATCCTGTCTACTTTGTCCTGCTTTGCTGGTATCATCGCTGGAATTCTCTCCTTTGCTCACTTCTCCACTTTCCAACGGTTTAACAGATCCTTTGCTGCTGGGATCATGTTCTTTATTTCCA CCCTGTTTGTGCTGTTGGCCATGGCAATCTACACAggagtaactgtcaatttccttGGAAAGCGTTATGGAGACTGGCGTTTCTCTTGGTCCTATATCTTGGGTTGGGTGGCTTTGCTTATGACCTTCTTTGCAG GGATATTTTACATGTGTGCTTATAGGATGCACGAGTGTCGGCGAGTGACGGGACCACGTTAA